The following are from one region of the Shinella sp. PSBB067 genome:
- the ftsZ gene encoding cell division protein FtsZ, with amino-acid sequence MTIKLQKPDITELKPRITVFGVGGGGGNAVNNMITAGLEGVDFVVANTDAQALSMTKATRIIQMGVQVTEGLGAGSQPEVGRAAAEECIDEIIDHLNGTHMCFVTAGMGGGTGTGAAPIVAQAARNKGILTVGVVTKPFHFEGGRRMRLAEEGILELQKSVDTLIVIPNQNLFRIANDKTTFADAFAMADQVLYSGVACITDLMVKEGLINLDFADVRSVMREMGRAMMGTGEASGEGRAMAAAEAAIANPLLDETSMKGAQGLLISITGGRDLTLFEVDEAATRIREEVDPDANIILGATFDEELEGLIRVSVVATGIDRSASEVAGRSADFRSHSKPVVRPSAAIPAQQPAQPVAAAPQPVAQQPVMQHQPVMQQPVAQQPVIDPIAEAIRASEENLERELAIPASRPAPVQQVAVHHEEPRLQNRIFAAPAEAPVVQRSIPVQQPVQHAPAMQQRVEPSAPIIRQEPQAMRMPKIEDFPPVVQAEIDHRAGQQPSSAHQEERGPMGLLKRLTSSLGRHEETHAAQEPAAPAAQQQRRPLSAEASLYAPRRGQLDDHGRANPQPRSLHEDDQLEIPAFLRRQSN; translated from the coding sequence ATGACTATCAAGCTGCAGAAGCCGGACATCACTGAGCTGAAGCCCCGCATCACCGTCTTCGGTGTCGGCGGCGGCGGCGGCAATGCCGTCAACAACATGATCACCGCAGGCCTCGAAGGCGTCGACTTCGTCGTTGCCAACACGGACGCCCAGGCGCTTTCCATGACGAAGGCGACGCGGATCATCCAGATGGGTGTCCAGGTCACCGAGGGCCTCGGCGCAGGCTCGCAGCCGGAAGTCGGCCGCGCGGCTGCCGAGGAGTGCATCGACGAGATCATCGACCACCTCAACGGCACCCACATGTGCTTCGTCACCGCCGGCATGGGCGGCGGCACCGGCACCGGCGCAGCCCCGATCGTCGCCCAGGCGGCCCGCAACAAGGGCATCCTGACCGTCGGCGTCGTCACCAAGCCGTTCCACTTCGAAGGCGGCCGCCGCATGCGCCTTGCCGAAGAAGGCATCCTGGAGCTCCAGAAGTCGGTCGACACGCTGATCGTCATCCCGAACCAGAACCTCTTCCGCATCGCCAACGACAAGACCACCTTCGCCGACGCCTTCGCGATGGCCGACCAGGTGCTCTATTCGGGCGTCGCCTGCATCACCGACCTGATGGTCAAGGAAGGCCTCATCAACCTCGACTTCGCCGACGTCCGCTCGGTGATGCGCGAGATGGGCCGCGCCATGATGGGCACGGGCGAGGCTTCGGGCGAAGGCCGCGCAATGGCCGCCGCAGAGGCCGCCATCGCCAACCCGCTGCTCGACGAGACCTCGATGAAGGGCGCCCAGGGCCTGCTGATCTCCATCACCGGCGGCCGCGACCTCACCCTCTTCGAAGTCGACGAGGCTGCGACCCGCATCCGCGAGGAAGTCGATCCGGATGCCAACATCATCCTCGGCGCCACCTTCGACGAAGAACTCGAAGGCCTCATCCGCGTCTCCGTCGTTGCCACCGGCATCGACCGCTCGGCCTCGGAGGTGGCCGGTCGTTCTGCTGACTTTCGCAGCCATAGCAAGCCGGTAGTCCGCCCCTCCGCCGCCATTCCTGCCCAGCAGCCGGCCCAGCCGGTCGCCGCTGCCCCGCAGCCGGTCGCCCAGCAGCCCGTGATGCAGCACCAGCCGGTCATGCAGCAGCCGGTCGCCCAGCAGCCGGTCATCGACCCGATTGCCGAAGCGATCCGTGCCTCCGAGGAAAACCTCGAGCGGGAACTCGCCATTCCGGCAAGCCGCCCGGCACCGGTCCAGCAGGTCGCCGTGCATCACGAAGAGCCGCGCCTGCAGAACCGCATCTTCGCAGCGCCTGCCGAAGCGCCGGTCGTCCAGCGTTCGATCCCGGTCCAGCAGCCGGTTCAGCACGCTCCGGCCATGCAGCAGCGCGTCGAGCCTTCCGCTCCGATCATCCGCCAGGAACCGCAGGCGATGCGCATGCCGAAGATCGAGGACTTCCCGCCCGTCGTGCAGGCCGAGATCGACCATCGCGCCGGACAGCAGCCGTCCTCCGCGCATCAGGAAGAGCGTGGTCCGATGGGCCTGCTCAAGCGCCTGACTTCCTCGCTCGGCCGTCATGAGGAAACCCATGCGGCCCAGGAGCCGGCCGCGCCTGCCGCCCAGCAGCAGCGCCGTCCGCTCTCGGCCGAAGCCAGCCTCTACGCACCGCGCCGCGGCCAGCTCGACGACCATGGCCGCGCCAATCCGCAGCCCCGTTCGCTGCACGAGGACGACCAGCTTGAAATCCCGGCGTTCCTTCGCCGGCAGTCCAACTGA